A single genomic interval of Candidatus Melainabacteria bacterium RIFOXYA2_FULL_32_9 harbors:
- a CDS encoding thymidine phosphorylase translates to MVDLIAKKKNGEAHTPEEIHFIIDGIKNNTIPDYQLSAWLMAICLKGMTFDESSVLTLEMANSGDVLDLSSLGEYVVDKHSTGGVGDKTTLILIPLLAAAGLPVAKLSGRGLGHTGGTIDKLESIPGFKTSLELDEFLNLVKTTGAAIASQTAHLAPADGRLYALRDVTATIDSIPLIAASVMSKKIAAGANVIVLDVKCGNGAFVKKPEDAQKLSETMVEIGKRLNKSVTCVITSMEQPLGNAVGNSIEVIESIQTLKNNGPEDLKELCLYLGAIALVKSNKAKNINAAKDILNKLLENDSAYSKFKEIVEAQDGDIIVIDNPEKLPTAKYIVEYKSDKNCYIEGLDALTIAKACKILGAGREKKGDKIDYSVGIIVNKKIGNKVHSGEVLAQIHTNSEDLGQYALNLVKQAYNFSDTMPETPRLIYEIIE, encoded by the coding sequence GATGGCTATTTGTCTGAAAGGAATGACTTTTGATGAAAGTTCAGTTCTTACCCTTGAAATGGCTAATTCAGGAGATGTTCTTGATTTATCAAGTCTTGGAGAATATGTAGTTGATAAACATAGTACAGGCGGAGTAGGAGATAAAACCACTTTAATATTAATTCCTCTGCTTGCAGCAGCAGGATTACCAGTTGCAAAACTATCAGGGCGTGGATTGGGGCATACCGGAGGTACAATAGATAAGCTTGAATCTATTCCTGGATTTAAAACATCTCTTGAACTAGATGAATTTCTTAATCTTGTCAAAACTACAGGTGCAGCAATAGCCTCCCAAACAGCTCATTTAGCTCCAGCAGACGGTAGATTATATGCACTAAGAGATGTTACTGCAACTATAGATAGTATTCCATTAATCGCAGCTTCTGTTATGTCTAAAAAAATCGCAGCAGGAGCAAATGTAATAGTATTAGATGTTAAATGCGGTAACGGAGCATTTGTAAAAAAGCCTGAAGATGCTCAAAAACTTTCAGAAACTATGGTGGAAATAGGAAAAAGGCTAAATAAATCTGTTACCTGCGTCATTACTTCTATGGAACAACCCCTTGGAAATGCAGTTGGAAACAGTATTGAGGTAATTGAATCCATTCAAACTTTAAAAAACAACGGTCCAGAGGACTTAAAAGAACTATGCCTGTATCTTGGAGCCATTGCACTAGTAAAATCAAATAAAGCAAAAAATATTAACGCTGCCAAAGATATCTTAAATAAACTTCTTGAAAATGACAGTGCTTACTCTAAATTCAAAGAAATAGTAGAAGCTCAGGATGGAGATATTATAGTTATAGATAACCCTGAAAAATTGCCCACTGCAAAATATATAGTTGAATACAAATCTGATAAAAATTGTTATATTGAGGGGCTAGATGCTTTAACCATTGCAAAAGCCTGCAAAATTCTTGGAGCAGGACGTGAGAAAAAAGGAGATAAAATAGACTACTCAGTTGGAATCATTGTAAATAAGAAAATCGGCAATAAGGTGCATTCAGGTGAAGTACTAGCTCAAATCCATACCAATTCTGAAGACTTAGGCCAATACGCATTAAACCTTGTAAAACAAGCATATAATTTTTCAGACACGATGCCTGAAACACCAAGATTAATTTATGAGATTATTGAATAA
- a CDS encoding thioredoxin, whose product MSKALEVTDATFEQEVKNSEIPVLVDFWAPWCGPCRRIAPIIDEIAEEYQGRIKVVKLNTDENIRTAQEYSISGIPSLIIYKNGEAVERLVGLMQKSTLQSSVEKYI is encoded by the coding sequence ATGTCAAAAGCATTAGAGGTTACGGATGCTACATTTGAACAAGAAGTTAAAAATTCAGAAATACCAGTTTTAGTGGATTTCTGGGCTCCATGGTGTGGACCTTGTAGAAGAATAGCTCCTATTATAGATGAAATTGCTGAAGAATATCAAGGTCGTATAAAAGTAGTTAAGTTAAATACAGACGAGAACATTCGTACAGCTCAAGAATATAGTATCAGTGGAATTCCTAGTTTAATAATATATAAAAACGGTGAAGCTGTTGAAAGACTAGTTGGTTTAATGCAAAAGTCAACTCTGCAAAGTAGCGTTGAGAAATATATTTAA